The window GAAAATGGTCGCATTACCGAAGTGGGTATTGTCCTGCTGGATGATTTTGAAGTCGTTAGGACCTACCAGACTTTGCTGGATCCGGGAATGCCTATCCAGCCTTTTGTTGTAAAGCTTACAGGCATTACAGACGAGATGGTTTCGGGACAGCCTCAGTTTAACGACGTGGCAGAAGAAATCGCCGAGATGATTAAGGGCCGAATCTTTGTCGCTCACAATGTGCAGTTCGATTGCCGCTTCCTGCGCTCAGAACTCCGTCGTGCCTGCGTCAAGATGGATCCGCCCCGTCTTTGCACCGTAAAGCTTTCCCGCAAGTTCTTCCCGGGATTGCCCAGCTATAGCCTCCACAATCTTATTGAATCTCTGGAACTTCCGGACTTTCACCATCATCGCGCGTTAGATGATGCTATGGCTGCCGCAGAAATTCTCAAGCTCTGTCTGCAGAAGGCCGGTCCCGAAAAAATCCGCAAGGAAATCAAGAACATCACCAAGGCCGAAGCCGAAACGATGTTTAAGTAATTTCTTGAGTAGGTGCTTCAGCACCACTCAAACAAAAAAGAAAAGGCTAGCAAACGTTGTTTGCGTAGCCGTATTCTTTTTGGGGGTTCCAAGGGGGTGGTAACCCCCTTGTATTATAATAACCCTGCTCGATGTTTCATTTTCAAAATACGAGCGCAGGACTCCTCGACTCGCTTACGATACTTTTCGTTCTGCAACGCCATCACTGACAAAAAGTTGATCATGTCTACACCCTTCCTGGGGAAGGTGGTCATGAACATGTCGTTGCCGGATACAAGGGCTGTCTGTACCAGTTTCTTGAAGTCCTTGGCGGGATAATTCTTTCCCTTCACTCGTTCCGTCCCGCTGATCCATGCTCGCAGGGAAACGCCCCATAGGTCGTCCGTCAGAATCACTGTTTCCGGAGACATCCTGCGGGCGCGTTTCACGATTTCAGGTTCAAATACCGCAGGACGATTGGACACTCGTACGAAACGAACGCTGCTCATCATGGTGACGGGGATGTCGTTGGCTAAGGTCTTAAAAAACTCAATGTTTTTGGAAATGCTTTTCTTGGGGGTCGCGCTAATGGCAATCTGGTGGTCGCTATTGGTCCAGGAATCGTATCCAGGGAAATGTTTAGAAACGCATATAATGCCACTTTCGCGCATGCCTTGCACAAATGCTCTTACCTTGGGAGCGTTCGTTGTGTCAAATCCCCAGGACCTGTTGGATTCTTCCATAAAGGATTGTTTGCCACGACTGTCCTTGGAGGGGTCCAGCACCGGCGCCAAATTCATGTTGATGCCCAACTTGTGCAGTTCCATTCCGATTTCAGTTGCTATAGAACGGATGGAGTCTTCACTCATTTTGCGCATGGCCTTGGCGCTAGGAGTACG of the Fibrobacter sp. UWR4 genome contains:
- a CDS encoding PolC-type DNA polymerase III, whose translation is MKFAVVDLETTGGTPENGRITEVGIVLLDDFEVVRTYQTLLDPGMPIQPFVVKLTGITDEMVSGQPQFNDVAEEIAEMIKGRIFVAHNVQFDCRFLRSELRRACVKMDPPRLCTVKLSRKFFPGLPSYSLHNLIESLELPDFHHHRALDDAMAAAEILKLCLQKAGPEKIRKEIKNITKAEAETMFK
- a CDS encoding glycoside hydrolase family 3 N-terminal domain-containing protein, yielding MKLKFVIVFLLCSFCAVFAQDSSAVQESAQPTALDSAVMQVKPDTTAGTVPSEMETTSNENSAENNAECDVSKNPYGLPCELMPLWNSMTIKQKAAQMVMVYMTPADFMMKHEFGGYLVMKNHLKDLEKFRDNIETVNREMKIPPVVAVDQEGGRVNRIGNINPKWERTPSAKAMRKMSEDSIRSIATEIGMELHKLGINMNLAPVLDPSKDSRGKQSFMEESNRSWGFDTTNAPKVRAFVQGMRESGIICVSKHFPGYDSWTNSDHQIAISATPKKSISKNIEFFKTLANDIPVTMMSSVRFVRVSNRPAVFEPEIVKRARRMSPETVILTDDLWGVSLRAWISGTERVKGKNYPAKDFKKLVQTALVSGNDMFMTTFPRKGVDMINFLSVMALQNEKYRKRVEESCARILKMKHRAGLL